In Sphingomonas profundi, the sequence GTCGGGTGCAAACGATCAAGGTCCGGGGCCGAGCGGCGAGCGTTCGAAGCCCGCAGAAGATCGTGCGATGCCCGATGCCAGGGCGCCGGCGCGTGTCGATGGCGATGCTCCCGGCAAGCAGCGCGAGCGAGCGGAGCGACGGATCGCCACACCGTTCGGCCGCGGACCTGCCAGGGCGAACCGGCCCGTCTCGGGACCCGCTGAGCGACCTGTCCGCACCACGAGCGGGGGTGATGCGCCGCCGACCCGTACGCCGGGACGGTCCGGGCAGGACGCTGATGCGCGCAATCAAAACGGCGCGGCTCGAACGGATGCGCCGCACGATGGCCGCCCCGGTAGCGTCGATCCCGCGCATGGGCTGAAACCGCTCACGCGCCCCGAGAACATCTCGCTGCGCGAGATGCGCGAGGGCATCGCACCGTCCGATCCGGGGCCGATCGATCAACCCGAGCTGGACCTGTGACGCCATGCTCTCGGTCTCGAGCGTTCGCTCCGCCAAGGGTGCCGCCGGCTATTTCGCCGCCGACAATTACTACACCACAGGCGAAGCGGAAACCTCCGGCGAATGGTTCGGCAAGGGTGCGGCGGCGCTCGGGCTCGAGGGGAAAGTCGATAAGGACCGGTTCGAGGCGCTGCTGGAAGGACGCCTCCCCGATGGCACCCAGGTCGGTTTGCCCGACCGCCACCGCGCCGGCATGGATCTCACCTTCTCGCTGCCGAAGAGCTGGTCGCTGCTCGCCTTGGTCGGCGGCGACCGGCGGATCCTCGATGCTTATAAAGAGGCGGTGACGGACACGCTGCGCTGGGCGGAAAGCCGTGCCGCGGAGACCCGTATGGAGGTCAAGGGCAAGGAGCGCGTCGTCGCGACCGGCAACCTTGTCACGGCTTTGTTCGAGCATGATACCAGCCGCGCGCAGGACCCGCAGGCGCATCTTCACGCCGTCATCGCCAACGTCACGCAAGGGCCCGACGGCAAGTGGCGCGCGCTCCACAACGAGAAGCTGTGGTCGCTCAATACGCTCTTGAACTCGATCGCGATGACGGGCTTTCGCGAGCGCGTCGAGGCGCTCGGCTACGAAATCGGCGACCGCACCAAGCACGGCAATTTCGAAGCCGCCGGGATCGGTCGCAACCTCGTCATGGCGTTCAGCACCCGGCGCCAGCACATCCTCGCAAAGGTTGCGGAGATGGGGAGCCGGACGCCGGAAGCGTTCGCCGCGGCGACGCTGATGACCCGCCCCACCAAGACAGCGGCGGTGGATCGGGTGGTGCTCTACGCGGCGTGGCGGCAAAGCGCGAAAGACGCCGGCCTCGACCTCCCATCCATGATCGCCGCGGCCGACGTGCGACGCCAGGCGGTGCCCACCGGCTGGTCGAAGCTCGCCCGCGCAATCGGCAGCGCCGCCGAGCGCGCATCGACGGTGATCGACGTATTGCGCGAGCGGCTCGGGCTTGCGCCGGCCGATCCTTATCTGCCCCGCGCGTCGAACCGCATGGAACCGGCTCAGGCGGCGGCAGCGCATGCCGTGGCTTCGGCGCTGCGCCATCTCGAGCAGCGCGAGGCGGCGTTCGCGAAGACCGCTATCTATAAGGCCGCGCTCGACACCGGGCTGCCGGTCCGCATCGAGGCGGTCGAGCGCCGGGTCGAGGCGCTCACCCGCGCCGGACAGCTGGTCGCGGGCAGACGGACCGAGATGATCACCACGGCGCAGGCGCTGGAGACCGAGCGGCGCATGCTCGCCGAGGTCGACGTCGGTCGCGGCAACGGCGCCGTTTATGTGCCGGGCGAGACCGCTATCGATCGATTGACCGGCACGGCGAAGGCACGATCCGGCATCATCCTCAACCCCGGCCAAAGTGCCGCCGGCGCGATGATCCTCGCTTCACCCGACCGCATCGTCGCGATCCAGGGTGTGGCCGGTGCCGGCAAGAGCAGCGTGCTCGCGCCCGCCGCCGAGATCATCCGCGCCGGCGGCCGTGAGGTGCTCGGTCTCGCCGTGCAGAATACGCTTGTCCAGATGCTGCAGCGGGAGACCGGTATCGCTTCGATGACCGTCGCCCGCTTCCTGAAGAGCCACGACAAGCTGCTCGGTCCCACTCCCGATCGTAGCGCGCTCGCCGACGCGCGCCAGTCACTGGGCGGTGCTGCGGTCCTGGTTGACGAAGCGTCGATGCTGTCAAATCCCGACCAGTTGAAGCTCGTCCGGCTCGCCAATTTGATCGGCGTGGGCCGCATGGCGTTCGTCGGCGACGCGCGCCAACTCGGCGCCGTCGATGCCGGTAAACCCTTCTCGGTGATGCAGCAGGCCGGTGCGCCGACCGCGCAGATGAGCCAGAATCTGCGCGCGCGTGGTGAGGCGATCAAAGTTGCGGCGGCGGCCGCGCAGATCGGCGCGGTCGACCGCGCGATGGAGGCGCTGGCGCCGTTCACGATCGAGGCGCCGGGGCGCGGCAGCACCGAGGCGGCGGAGCGCTGGCTGGCGCTTCCGCCGGGCGAACGCAGCCACACGGCGATCTACGCCTCGGGGCGGCGGCTCCGCGGCGAGGTCAATCAGGCGGTGCAGGCCGGGCTGATCGCGCGCGGCGAAATTGGGCCGGGCAGCATGAATCTGACGGTACTCGAACGCGTCAGCGTGACCAACGAGGAACTGCGACGGTCGCAGAGCTATGAGGTCGGCATGATCGTCGAGATTAGCCGCCCGCAGGTCGGCCAGCGGCTGCCTCGGGCGCGCGCCACAGTCGAGAAGGTCGATCATCGAACGGGTACGGTGACCCTGCGCCTGTCGGGTGGGCGTGAACGGAGTCTGCGTCCGGACAAGCTGCGCATCCGGCACGGTGAGAGCCCGCTTCAGTTGTACGAGCCGAAGGCGCTGACCCTGCACGAGAAGGATCGCATCCGCTGGACGGCGAACGACCATCAGCGCGGGCTGTTCAACGCCGATCAGGCGACGGTGGTGGCGATCGATGGGCGCCGCGTGCTTGTGGAAACCTCGCAAGGACAGACTGTCTCCCTGACCCGCGGCGACCCGATGCTGCAGCGGCTAGACCTAGCTTATGCACTCAATGCTCATATGGCGCAGGGGCTGACATCGGATCGCGGGATCGCCGTCATGGAAACGCGCGACACCAGGCTCGTCAACCAGCAGACTTTCCTCGTGACGGTGACCCGGCTCCGTGATGCGTTGACCCTCGTCGTCGATCGAGCAGGCCAGCTCGAAAGACAGCTGCTACGCGCTCCGGGCGGAAAGGCGTCGGCGCTCGAGACCAGCGGCGAGTTGCGCGGCGCCAGGAACTCAAACGCAACGAAAACTTCCGGACCGACACCGCCCGAGAGGACGCTCGACCACGATCAGGGTCGGTCGAAGCCGTACGAAATCGGGATATGAATAGGAGCAGATTGGACTCAGATAAACGACCCAGAAGACGACGTTGACGGCGGCGGGATCGCCTCTGGAAACCGGCCTTTCGTTCATGTTGCCTGCCCTCGAACCTGGCGAGGCCCACAGCAAGTTGGAGCGGCAGCAAAGTTGGACAGTCCGGAAAGCCTCCTTTCGGGAGCGCGATTGGACTAGCGGACACTCCCGGCAGCGAAACGGCGCGTTGGATTTGGCGTCCATCCCGGGAGTTCATGGCCGATTGCGATCCTCCCGAAAGCAGTCGTTTGTTCATCCGCGCTCGTCGTCCAAGCGTCGCGCAGAGAACATGCTTTGCTACGCCGACGGAACTTGATACCGTCTCCGATCGGAGGGGTAGCATGAAAGATCTGACCGTCATTGAAGCACAGTTGACGCGCGTCTTGGACTTTTTCCCCCGCGTTGACACCAAGGTCGCTGGGCTGTTCACCGTCAATTCTGCTGTACTGACGGTCAGTGCGCTCAATGTACAAGCTGGCGATCTCAAACAATGGTACATCGCCATTCCCGCTGTTTTTCTGGTCCTTGGCTTAGTCGGGTCCTACACATTTCTCTATCGGTGCAACTTTCCTGATCTTGAGGGCGGCCAGGGCAGCCTGATCTATTTCGCCGCAATCCAAGACCGCACGGAAATCAAATTCAAGGACGAGTTCGAAGCGGTTAGCGAGGCGGACTATCGCTCTGACATGCTTGGCCAAGTCTGGCGCAATTCCCACATTCTGTGCGAGAAATACCGGGCCATTGCTGTCGCAATCCGTATTACGCTGGCGACCTTCCTGCCTTTTGTGATCTTTCTGGTGATGACGGCAATCGAACATAGCCGGATACCCGTGTTTCGCGGGTAAGTCAGATGGCATTGAAAGACGATCTCACTAACGCCGTCGACGGCATTCTAGGAACGGCGTTCGAGGAGCGCGACGGTCAGAAAATACCGACATCGGACGACATCGCCTTGTCAAACGGCGCCGTGAAGCTGGATGCCGCGTTCCTCTATGCCGACCTCGCGGGATCGGGCGTCATCGCAAAGGTTTGCCCCTGGGACACCACAGCGAAAATCATCCGCGCCTATCTGGACTGCTCGGTACGCATCATCCGAGCGCAAGGAGGCGAGATTCGAAGCTTCGATGGCGATCGTGTAATGGGCGTGTTTATCGGCGATAGGAAGCGAACGAACTCCGTGAAGGCCGCGCTTAAGATACAATGGGCGACCGAAAATATAATCCAGAAAAAGGCAACCGCCCGGTTCAACTCGGTAAAGAACAATGACGTCAAGATTCGGCAAGCCTGCGGTATCGATGTCGGCATCTCCAGGGCGGTACGCGCGGGCATCCGCAACAATAACGACCTTATTTGGATTGGTCGCCCGCCAAGCTTTGCGGCGAAGCTCTCCGATAATCGAGAATATCCCTTCTGTACCTTCATCTCGGCCGCAGTGTATGATGCGATGTTAGACGAAGCGAAGCTGAGCAAAGGCGTTAATATGTGGGAAAAGCGGAGCATGAAGTTCGCGGGCGTTGACGAGGCCGTCTATCGCTCAAATTACGAGTGGACGCCGTAACGGCGTTCAACGCACCTTATCTCGATCAGGATCGTCCTCTCGAAGAAGCCATCGATTATCGTTCGGCGGCGTGAAGTTGGTCCAGAATATCAAGTGCAACTTCCCTAATTTCCTTGGCAACAGCTGGCGTTTCGCCTCGATTAAGCTTCAGCGCTATCGAGAGCGGCTCCACCGTTCTGCCCTCTTCGGAGTCGAGCAACACGCTCAACTCAGCACTGAGGCCAACGCGGGCAAGCTCCAGGCTTGTGTCGACAAAGCTCGGGATGAGCTCGCGCCGCGTCTCCAATTCCGGCAGTGCGGCACCGAGATGGGCGATCGCCGCCTGAATGTCGCCGCGCTTTGCTTCAAGCGGTGCGAGAAAGAGCCGTGCCTCGGTCAGATCTGGATCGCGTTTGAGTGCTTCGGCGCCGTCCTCGATCCGGAACTGCAGTTCGCGATCGGTCAACTGCGCGCGCGCCAACAGGCATTTGGGATTGTCGGGGTCCGCCTCCATTGCCCGGCCAATCAATGCCTGCGCTTCGGAAGGCGCAGAGATGCGCGCCAATCCCGTCAGCGCCGATACCCCAATGTCATTCAGGGCGAGGGCGGATTTGAAATATTCACGCGCGCCATCCTCGTTGTGCCGGCGGGCCGCGATGTCCCCTTGGAGCACGAGGCTGCAGTAGCAGTCCTCATTCGCAGCGAGAGCCTCGTCTAGCAATTCGAGGGCATCGTCATCGTCGCCATGATGGACAAGCAATTCGGCAACTTCGCGCATCGGACCGCATGCGCCGCTATCCAAGACCGCCTCGACGGCTTTCCGCAGTGCGGCCTCCGCCTCGGCATCCGAAGCGGATTTCTCCATCAGCAGGCGCGCCAGCCTAACCCAGGCCGGTTCGCCATCCTCGAGGGTCGTGGCGTGACGATAGGCCTTCTCGGCGCGATCTCGCTGACGGCTCGCGCTGTAGATATCTCCGGCTGCAATCCATGCCCAGACATCGCCGGCACGCTTTTCCAGCATTGCGTCGGCGACCTTGGCAATCACCTCGAAAGGTTCGCCCATGTGGCGCATGGCAGTTGCCAGCATTTCGTAGATCGCGGGGCTACTGGCGCCGATAGCGACGCTCCGGTCGAGCGCGGCGCGCGCCTCAGTAAACTCCCCCTCCGCTGAGAGGAAAGCGCCGAGATCGGCCCAGGCCGTCCAATCTTCGCCGCCCTCGGCTACCTCGCGGAGCAGCGCGATCGCCTCTGGCGCACGACCGGTTCCACTAAGCAAGCTGGCGAAAAGGTGTCTGGCATCGGAACGATCAGAATTATCTTCGAGCGCTTGGCGAAGCAGTGTCTCGGCTTCATCCACCTTGTCCTGACGCATCAGGATTCTGGCAAAGTGTGTCGTCGCGTCATCTGTCAGCTCGCCGAGCGCAGCCGCCCTGCGATACAAATAGAGCGCGCCATCTTCGTCATCATTCCGGTCGCGCAAACGTGCCAGATGAAGGATCGCCGGCGCGCAGCTGGGGTCGATTTCTAACGCGCGATTGAAGGCGACTTCGGCCGCCTCGGTCTGGTCCGCAAACGACAGCATTAGCCCGAACACTGAATGGGTGCCCGGATTCTCGGGCTCGCGTTCCACGGCGCGCTCGGCGGCGCGAACCGATTCCTCATGTTCGTGAAGTTGAAGGTGCGTGAACGCCAATTGTATGAATGGCATCGGGTTTGATGGGCTGATGGCTGCGGCCTCAGCGAGCAACGCCTTTGCCCGGTCGGCATCCTCGCTCTCCAGTGCCTCGCGTGCATCGCGGAGAAGCCTGTCGACAGCGGCATCGCCGTCGCTCTCCTCGAATTCCGCTTCGATCAAACTTGGCGCGACTTCGGCCGGCAAGCCGTCCTGACGCAGTGACTGAAGAAAATCAGCGGGCGTCTGCGCTAGGATACGCGCGCGCACCGTCTCGGGTTGCCCCGTCAAAATGGCATCGAAGGCCCAGTGATAATCCGCCCGCTTCGCAGGCTCGAACCGGCAAGCTTCGTCGACGAGTTTGGCTGTTGTCGCGACCAATTCGTCCCGATCATAATATTCGGTCATGAAGGCTACGAGCGCGCGGACCCGGCTCGAAGGATGGCTGCGCCGCCGCATTAGATAGTAGATATTGAACAGCCGCTCGGCGGCGTAATAGAGCGCCGATCGTCCGCGACCTTGCTCCTTGATCACAGAACCGCGGTCGCTCAACCGTCCAAGCATGGCGGAGGCCGTGTTTACGTTGACCCGCGCTGCCTCCGCGATCTGCTTTGCGGTGCTCGGATCCCAGGCGTCGAGCAGTGCAGCGAACACCTTCCGCTCGACCGCGGGGAGCGTGTCGAGTTGGCTTTTGAAATATTCGGTGTTCTGATCGATCAGCTGGTTGAGGTTTTCCATGAGATCGCCAAGCGAGGGCGTGCGCATGAAATCTGCAAGAATATGAATTAGTCGTGGGCTGCCGCCAGTTAGGATCTGCAATGGTCGGATGCGGGCGCGCGGCACGTCGTGCGTGGTGAGGGAGGCCCATAGCGCATGGCATTCATCAAGTGTCAGTGGCCGGAGCGGCAGGATGCGATAGCCATCGAGGGGGCAGCTCGAACTCTCGTCGGTCGATTGCGCCACGGAAGTTGCGAGTACACCGAAGAGCGAATCGTCGGCCAAGGCGGTCAGAAGGATTGAGCGGTCGCTGCCGATCTGATCGTTCAGCAGCATGTGGAAGTTCTCGACGACCACAAGAAGCCGCTTGCCAGCGGCTGCCGCCACTTCGCGCAAGATCTCCAGGCAGCGCTGCAGCAGGATTGTCTCGTCGGCGATCGTCACCGCTTCGCGGTGCCGGGCCTTGAGGTTTGCATCGCCGGCATCATCGGCGAGATAGAACAGACATTCGAGGAAAAATTCCCCTGGCGTGGTGACCGTATAGCTTTCCTCGCCAAGGAAAATCGGCTGCCACAATGCGTGCAGCGTTTCATCAGTCCTGATTTCAGCCAGCACGCGCCGACACAAGGTCGTTTTCCCAGCACCTCGCGGTGCGACCAGAATGGCCCGCGGCGCCGCCGTCTCCCCGCGCAGGATCGTGAGGGTCTCTGCAAGCTCGGGCTGTCGAACGATGAAATTCGATACGGCCTCATCATCGGACTGAAAGGCCGGATTGAATTTGTACGCCATCGTCAGCGTCGCTCCATGACCTGCACCAGTGAGCACTCCTAGCTGCCAACAATTCTGTTGGCAAACGGAAAAACATGGTTTATGTCTTGCCAACAATTCTGCTGGCAGACCGGCTTCAGCGGAAAATGAATAGGAATCTCAATATTATGGCAAAGAAGGTGTGGAAGAGCGAGACGACCGACAAACGGGTGGCAACCCGCTTGAAGGAGGTCGAGACGGTCGAGATCAAGGATTATGTACGCGATACCGACCTGCATGGGCTCGCGCGGAACAAGGCGTATCGCGTCGACGGCGTTCATGTTTATGCGGACATTCTCAACTTGGGCGAGATGCTGCAGTCGACCGAGGTCGAGGGCGAGACGTGCCACAAGCGGACCCTTCGCTTTCTTAACCTTCATTATCGCGCCGTCTACCGGATCATCGCCGCGGTGGATGCGATTCAGGTCGATTTTCACAATCAACGGCTGCACTTGGTGGTCGCCAAGCCGTATGGCGACGAAGCCGCGCGCGTGCACAAGGCGGTGGCGATCGGCCAGCTGATTATGGATGTCCTGGCAAAGACCGGCGAGGATGGTGACGATAAGATTCCATCGGCAAAGGTCAGGGTCGGCATTGACACGGGCCTGGCCCTGGCGGTTCGGAACGGCCGCCGTGGCAGTTCCGAGCCGCTCTTCCTGGGCGTACCGGCGAACCATGCCGCCAAGCGCGCCGGGGGCGGAACCAACACCGGCATCTATCTGTCCAACGAAGCGCGTGGCGCCATCGACTTGGATGCGGTGGATGACGAAGATGTCACTGCGCTGACCGCAGCCGAGGTGGGCGATAGCCAGGAAGACGCGGCGCTCGCCGTGACCGCGGATGGTATCCTCCGGGATTGGAAAAAGGACCTCGAAGCCAATCCGATCGGCAAGTTTTTGTTTAGCGGGCATACCCCGCCGTTCGCCGATCTCGATCTGGAGGTGCTGACGCCTGGTAATTCGCGCCGCAACGACGCGATCTCGATCTATGCGGACATCGACGGCTTCACCGCTTATGTTGCCAGACATATCGACGACGACGATGATGCAATGGAGGTCGTGCGAGCACTGCATGTGCTGCGCGCTGAACTCGACGCCGTGCTCACCGAAGATTTCGGCGGGCGGAAAGTCCGGTTTATCGGCGACTGTGTCCACGGCGTCATCGGTGAAGGCACCGCGCAGACCGCCGACACCGAAGCAAGCGCGAGCACCGCAATCCTGTGCGCGGGCGCACTGCGCAGCGGCTTCGTCCGCGCTTTGAAGTTGCTTGAGGACGAGGGCATCGACGTTGCCGGTCTCGGGATCGCAATCGGATTTGATGCCGGCCCCGTCGCACTGACGCGCCTGGGCATGAAGGGGTCGATGATCCGCTGCACGACTGGGCGAGCCATCCTGGCTTCGGAGCACGAACAGCGTCGATGCGCCGGGGATGAGACCGCGGTCGGGGCGGTCACGTATGGATGGTGTTCCAACGCTGGACAGAAGATTTTCGGATCCAGCCGCAAGCGCTCAGGCCTGACCTATGACGTGGCGCTTGAGGAACTCGCCGACGAAGGGGATACGACGGCTGCGGCCGCCAAGGTAGCGAAGGCCGCGATGGCGATGACGCTTCTGGAGCCGATCATTGCCGCGCCGGCCGCTGCAGCGCCGAGCGCTTTCCGCTTTCCGAATCGCGATGCCACGCCGACCAAGCCGGCAGGCTTCGCCTGATGTGGTATATGCGTGATCTGGGCCGCCTGGCATCCGAACAGGCGGCCCTTGCCGACCTTGAGAGGCGTGAGGCTTGGTTCACCGTCGCCAGCATCTATTTCGACGATCAGGTCCGGCTCTGCTTCGATGCCGAAATCGAGATCGGTCCGAAGTGCTATCCGATCCGGCTGACATATCCGCAGACATTTCCTTACACCCCGATCTCGGTTCTTCCCCAATCTCCCGAACGATGGTCGGAGCACCAATGGGGACGCGGCGAACTTTGCCTCGAATGGGGCCCGGACAATTGGACGCCCGACATCACGGGTGCCCAGATGGTCGAGAGCGCTTACCGGCTTTTGCACGGTGAAACGCCGAATGATGCCGAAGCGCATCCGGTCCTGCCATCGCGCCATGCCGAAAGCCTGGGTCAGCAACTGCGCGCCTCGGCCGTGGGCTTTGTCCTGACCCGGGCTCTTGCGAGCAAGCTCGATGCAACGCCAGGCCCGCAACTGCTGCCAATGAATTTTTTCTTGCGCTCGACGACGCACGTAGTGATCCCGCTGACTGTCGGCGATGAGGACCCTGTTTGGCGTGACCCGACGGTCCCGGAAGCCCTGAAGGCATCTAGCCTGACCCTGAAGGGGCATGTCGCCATTCTACCAGCCGGAATGCCGATTCCTGCGCTGGGAACTGCATCTGGGTTAAAGAAGGCTCTTGCCGAAGCGGGCTGCAGCTATCCCGAGGGCTATGTCTCTGACGTGCTGGATATGTGCCTGGTGCACGCAGATGGCGTCGCCCGTCTGTTCTGGGTGAAGGACGGGGCCGACACCGTCACAGAATTCAAATGCCTTCCTGAGGGCAGCGGCGGTCGCATGGAGCCATCTCGCGCGGCCCTTGGGACCATGACCGTGGGTCTTGTCGGGTGCGGCTCGGCTGGCGGCAAGATCGCGACCAGCCTGGCCCGCAGCGGCGTCGGCAATTTCCTGCTTGTCGATGACGATGTGATGCTTCCCGAAAATCTTGTTCGGCACGATCTCGACTGGGACGCGGTCGGCGATCACAAGGCTGAGGGGCTGAGGCGCCGGATCGAGATGATCGCGCCGGCCGCCAAGTGCACCGTGCGCCGTCAGCAGCTCGCCGGACAGGAGAGCAGCGGCAGTATCGACGGCGTGCTGGCGCTTTTGCAGACCTGTGACCTGATCATCGACGCGACCGCCAATGCGCGCGTGTTTAACTTGCTCGGGTCGGTTGTCGCTGCAGCCCGAAAGCCGTTCCTGTGGTTGGAGATTTATGGTGGCGGGTTCGGCGGAATGATCGCCCGGTCGCGGCCCGGTCTCGATCCCGCGCCGCAGATCGCGCGAGCGCGGATCGAAGCGGTGTGCGCGAAGAAGAACGTCGTCGCACCGCGTGCAACCGCAGGGTACGGGATCGACGCTTTGAGTGGCCCGATGATCGCCGATGATGCCGACGTTGCCGTGATCGCAGCGCACGCCACGCGCTTCGCTATCGACACACTCCTGTCGCCCGGCGAGTCGGCTTTTCCCGTCTCTGCCTATCTACTCGGGCTGAAGGCGGGATGGCTCTTCTTACAGCCGTTCCACACCTTTCCGATAGACCTCGGCCAACCGGAGCCGGAAGCCACGCCGGCAATGGATCCAAACGGCTTGGCCACCGTGCAGCGCCTGATCAAGGAACGTCATGATCGTAACGCTGCCGCCTGATCTCATCGCGAAGTTCGAAAAAGCGCTGTCGCGCGCCGGCACCCGTGAAATTGGCGGTGTGCTTGTGGGCGAGCACGTGGCGGACGAAGAATTCCGCGTGGTCGATCTTTCGGTTCAGCGTTCGGGCGGAACTGAGAGCTGCTTCGTTCGCCATCCCAAGAAACATCGTCGCTTCATGCGGAGCTTCTTCCACCGAACCGGCGCCGACTATGCGCGCTTCAACTATCTGGGCGAGTGGCATTCCCATCCCCTATACCTGCCTGTTCCGAGCAC encodes:
- the mobF gene encoding MobF family relaxase, encoding MLSVSSVRSAKGAAGYFAADNYYTTGEAETSGEWFGKGAAALGLEGKVDKDRFEALLEGRLPDGTQVGLPDRHRAGMDLTFSLPKSWSLLALVGGDRRILDAYKEAVTDTLRWAESRAAETRMEVKGKERVVATGNLVTALFEHDTSRAQDPQAHLHAVIANVTQGPDGKWRALHNEKLWSLNTLLNSIAMTGFRERVEALGYEIGDRTKHGNFEAAGIGRNLVMAFSTRRQHILAKVAEMGSRTPEAFAAATLMTRPTKTAAVDRVVLYAAWRQSAKDAGLDLPSMIAAADVRRQAVPTGWSKLARAIGSAAERASTVIDVLRERLGLAPADPYLPRASNRMEPAQAAAAHAVASALRHLEQREAAFAKTAIYKAALDTGLPVRIEAVERRVEALTRAGQLVAGRRTEMITTAQALETERRMLAEVDVGRGNGAVYVPGETAIDRLTGTAKARSGIILNPGQSAAGAMILASPDRIVAIQGVAGAGKSSVLAPAAEIIRAGGREVLGLAVQNTLVQMLQRETGIASMTVARFLKSHDKLLGPTPDRSALADARQSLGGAAVLVDEASMLSNPDQLKLVRLANLIGVGRMAFVGDARQLGAVDAGKPFSVMQQAGAPTAQMSQNLRARGEAIKVAAAAAQIGAVDRAMEALAPFTIEAPGRGSTEAAERWLALPPGERSHTAIYASGRRLRGEVNQAVQAGLIARGEIGPGSMNLTVLERVSVTNEELRRSQSYEVGMIVEISRPQVGQRLPRARATVEKVDHRTGTVTLRLSGGRERSLRPDKLRIRHGESPLQLYEPKALTLHEKDRIRWTANDHQRGLFNADQATVVAIDGRRVLVETSQGQTVSLTRGDPMLQRLDLAYALNAHMAQGLTSDRGIAVMETRDTRLVNQQTFLVTVTRLRDALTLVVDRAGQLERQLLRAPGGKASALETSGELRGARNSNATKTSGPTPPERTLDHDQGRSKPYEIGI
- a CDS encoding Pycsar system effector family protein, whose amino-acid sequence is MKDLTVIEAQLTRVLDFFPRVDTKVAGLFTVNSAVLTVSALNVQAGDLKQWYIAIPAVFLVLGLVGSYTFLYRCNFPDLEGGQGSLIYFAAIQDRTEIKFKDEFEAVSEADYRSDMLGQVWRNSHILCEKYRAIAVAIRITLATFLPFVIFLVMTAIEHSRIPVFRG
- a CDS encoding adenylate/guanylate cyclase domain-containing protein, whose protein sequence is MALKDDLTNAVDGILGTAFEERDGQKIPTSDDIALSNGAVKLDAAFLYADLAGSGVIAKVCPWDTTAKIIRAYLDCSVRIIRAQGGEIRSFDGDRVMGVFIGDRKRTNSVKAALKIQWATENIIQKKATARFNSVKNNDVKIRQACGIDVGISRAVRAGIRNNNDLIWIGRPPSFAAKLSDNREYPFCTFISAAVYDAMLDEAKLSKGVNMWEKRSMKFAGVDEAVYRSNYEWTP
- a CDS encoding tetratricopeptide repeat protein, giving the protein MAYKFNPAFQSDDEAVSNFIVRQPELAETLTILRGETAAPRAILVAPRGAGKTTLCRRVLAEIRTDETLHALWQPIFLGEESYTVTTPGEFFLECLFYLADDAGDANLKARHREAVTIADETILLQRCLEILREVAAAAGKRLLVVVENFHMLLNDQIGSDRSILLTALADDSLFGVLATSVAQSTDESSSCPLDGYRILPLRPLTLDECHALWASLTTHDVPRARIRPLQILTGGSPRLIHILADFMRTPSLGDLMENLNQLIDQNTEYFKSQLDTLPAVERKVFAALLDAWDPSTAKQIAEAARVNVNTASAMLGRLSDRGSVIKEQGRGRSALYYAAERLFNIYYLMRRRSHPSSRVRALVAFMTEYYDRDELVATTAKLVDEACRFEPAKRADYHWAFDAILTGQPETVRARILAQTPADFLQSLRQDGLPAEVAPSLIEAEFEESDGDAAVDRLLRDAREALESEDADRAKALLAEAAAISPSNPMPFIQLAFTHLQLHEHEESVRAAERAVEREPENPGTHSVFGLMLSFADQTEAAEVAFNRALEIDPSCAPAILHLARLRDRNDDEDGALYLYRRAAALGELTDDATTHFARILMRQDKVDEAETLLRQALEDNSDRSDARHLFASLLSGTGRAPEAIALLREVAEGGEDWTAWADLGAFLSAEGEFTEARAALDRSVAIGASSPAIYEMLATAMRHMGEPFEVIAKVADAMLEKRAGDVWAWIAAGDIYSASRQRDRAEKAYRHATTLEDGEPAWVRLARLLMEKSASDAEAEAALRKAVEAVLDSGACGPMREVAELLVHHGDDDDALELLDEALAANEDCYCSLVLQGDIAARRHNEDGAREYFKSALALNDIGVSALTGLARISAPSEAQALIGRAMEADPDNPKCLLARAQLTDRELQFRIEDGAEALKRDPDLTEARLFLAPLEAKRGDIQAAIAHLGAALPELETRRELIPSFVDTSLELARVGLSAELSVLLDSEEGRTVEPLSIALKLNRGETPAVAKEIREVALDILDQLHAAER
- a CDS encoding adenylate/guanylate cyclase domain-containing protein; this encodes MAKKVWKSETTDKRVATRLKEVETVEIKDYVRDTDLHGLARNKAYRVDGVHVYADILNLGEMLQSTEVEGETCHKRTLRFLNLHYRAVYRIIAAVDAIQVDFHNQRLHLVVAKPYGDEAARVHKAVAIGQLIMDVLAKTGEDGDDKIPSAKVRVGIDTGLALAVRNGRRGSSEPLFLGVPANHAAKRAGGGTNTGIYLSNEARGAIDLDAVDDEDVTALTAAEVGDSQEDAALAVTADGILRDWKKDLEANPIGKFLFSGHTPPFADLDLEVLTPGNSRRNDAISIYADIDGFTAYVARHIDDDDDAMEVVRALHVLRAELDAVLTEDFGGRKVRFIGDCVHGVIGEGTAQTADTEASASTAILCAGALRSGFVRALKLLEDEGIDVAGLGIAIGFDAGPVALTRLGMKGSMIRCTTGRAILASEHEQRRCAGDETAVGAVTYGWCSNAGQKIFGSSRKRSGLTYDVALEELADEGDTTAAAAKVAKAAMAMTLLEPIIAAPAAAAPSAFRFPNRDATPTKPAGFA
- a CDS encoding ThiF family adenylyltransferase, with protein sequence MRDLGRLASEQAALADLERREAWFTVASIYFDDQVRLCFDAEIEIGPKCYPIRLTYPQTFPYTPISVLPQSPERWSEHQWGRGELCLEWGPDNWTPDITGAQMVESAYRLLHGETPNDAEAHPVLPSRHAESLGQQLRASAVGFVLTRALASKLDATPGPQLLPMNFFLRSTTHVVIPLTVGDEDPVWRDPTVPEALKASSLTLKGHVAILPAGMPIPALGTASGLKKALAEAGCSYPEGYVSDVLDMCLVHADGVARLFWVKDGADTVTEFKCLPEGSGGRMEPSRAALGTMTVGLVGCGSAGGKIATSLARSGVGNFLLVDDDVMLPENLVRHDLDWDAVGDHKAEGLRRRIEMIAPAAKCTVRRQQLAGQESSGSIDGVLALLQTCDLIIDATANARVFNLLGSVVAAARKPFLWLEIYGGGFGGMIARSRPGLDPAPQIARARIEAVCAKKNVVAPRATAGYGIDALSGPMIADDADVAVIAAHATRFAIDTLLSPGESAFPVSAYLLGLKAGWLFLQPFHTFPIDLGQPEPEATPAMDPNGLATVQRLIKERHDRNAAA
- a CDS encoding Mov34/MPN/PAD-1 family protein produces the protein MIVTLPPDLIAKFEKALSRAGTREIGGVLVGEHVADEEFRVVDLSVQRSGGTESCFVRHPKKHRRFMRSFFHRTGADYARFNYLGEWHSHPLYLPVPSTTDLAQMQLIVEDGYDAPLFAVLLIIRLDGGERVELGATAFTPGSAPTRVEIRVQPRPADDPTLSGRPTLRPWNWSGWWRRKDINRRND